A genomic segment from Glycine soja cultivar W05 chromosome 18, ASM419377v2, whole genome shotgun sequence encodes:
- the LOC114395292 gene encoding uncharacterized protein LOC114395292 isoform X1 — protein MAIPLIRLAWSMWGGRRKEKKAVSKASTLNSKQSSEWGLAKETKMGPPQRKVGRSKEERRVHIEYDDVVLVASDDDCSSDWCLSGSESDDSDWSIGWSEPLASDFRSNGDGFAVLVPCYKPSCKVVEASNKALLGLIKNLSNEFSSDAAGKNYMEQWLASLQNFEA, from the exons ATGGCTATCCCTTTGATCCGTTTGGCATGGTCAATGTGGGGTGGGAGGAGAAAGGAGAAAAAGGCAGTTTCCAAAGCCTCCACTCTGAATTCCAAACAATCCTCTGAATGGGGTCTTGCTAAGGAGACAAAGATGGGCCCACCACAAAGGAAAGTTGGAAGGAGCAAGGAAGAGAGGAGAGTGCATATAGAGTACGATGATGTTGTGTTGGTTGCATCTGATGATGATTGTAGTAGTGACTGGTGCTTGTCCGGTTCTGAATCTGATGACTCAGATTGGTCCATTGGGTGGTCGGAGCCTCTAGCCTCTGATTTTCGGAGCAATGGTGATGGTTTTGCAGTGCTTGTTCCTTGCTATAAACCTAGCTGCAAGGTGGTGGAGGCCTCAAATAAGGCGCTTTTGGGTTTAATCAAGAACCTCTCCAATGAATTTTCTTCTG ATGCAGCTGGGAAGAATTACATGGAACAATGGTTAGCTTCTCTTCAGAATTTTGAAGCGTAG
- the LOC114395292 gene encoding uncharacterized protein LOC114395292 isoform X2, whose translation MAIPLIRLAWSMWGGRRKEKKAVSKASTLNSKQSSEWGLAKETKMGPPQRKVGRSKEERRVHIEYDDVVLVASDDDCSSDWCLSGSESDDSDWSIGWSEPLASDFRSNGDGFAVLVPCYKPSCKVVEASNKALLGLIKNLSNEFSSGSVCAVECR comes from the exons ATGGCTATCCCTTTGATCCGTTTGGCATGGTCAATGTGGGGTGGGAGGAGAAAGGAGAAAAAGGCAGTTTCCAAAGCCTCCACTCTGAATTCCAAACAATCCTCTGAATGGGGTCTTGCTAAGGAGACAAAGATGGGCCCACCACAAAGGAAAGTTGGAAGGAGCAAGGAAGAGAGGAGAGTGCATATAGAGTACGATGATGTTGTGTTGGTTGCATCTGATGATGATTGTAGTAGTGACTGGTGCTTGTCCGGTTCTGAATCTGATGACTCAGATTGGTCCATTGGGTGGTCGGAGCCTCTAGCCTCTGATTTTCGGAGCAATGGTGATGGTTTTGCAGTGCTTGTTCCTTGCTATAAACCTAGCTGCAAGGTGGTGGAGGCCTCAAATAAGGCGCTTTTGGGTTTAATCAAGAACCTCTCCAATGAATTTTCTTCTG GATCTGTGTGTGCTGTAGAATGTAGATAA
- the LOC114397125 gene encoding uncharacterized protein LOC114397125, whose translation MEEAHAQRVTLEDYSSTTTPQFFTTIARPEVQAANISYPHSLIQLIQGNLFHGLPNEDPYAHLTSYIEICNMVKIVGVPENATRLNLFSFSLAREAKRWLHSFKGNSLWTWEEFVEKFLKKYFPDSKTTEGKMEISSFHQFPDESLSEVLDCFRGLLRKMPTHGYSEPVQLNIFIDGLRPQSKQLLDASVGGKIKLKTPKEAMELTENMAASDHAILHDRTYAPTKRSLLKLTMQDATLAQNKLLSRQIEALTETLSKLPQQLQAVSPSHSSVMQVGGCHTCGGIHESGQCTIQEDPSREVNYMGIPNRHGFQGYNQGGPSGFNQGSTGFNQGPRGFNQGRNFTQGSSWRNHPGNQYNKEHKSQPAQNLNQGEDIHEKTNKLEETLNQFMHISMSNYRSTKASIKNLEMQVGQLAKQMAERPSSSFGANTEKNPKEECKAILTRSQKRAQGEAEAEKDQSDEGRTDRDEEREEGRGGGREDGLTP comes from the coding sequence ATGGAGGAGGCACATGCACAACGAGTCACACTAGAGGACTACTCTAGTACAACTACTCCACAATTCTTCACAACCATCGCAAGGCCAGAGGTTCAAGCAGCCAACATCTCTTATCCTCACTCTCTCATCCAACTGATCCAAGGAAACCTCTTTCATGGTCTTCCAAATGAGGATCCTTATGCTCACCTCACCTCCTATATAGAGATTTGCAACATGGTCAAGATAGTCGGAGTTCCTGAAAATGCAACACGCCTaaatctcttttccttttcactaGCAAGGGAGGCAAAAAGGTGGCTACACTCATTCAAGGGTAATAGCTTGTGGACATGGGAAGAATTCGTAGAGAAGTTcttgaagaaatacttcccagatTCAAAAACCACTGAAGGAAAGATGGAAATCTCTTCCTTCCATCAATTTCCCGATGAATCCCTCAGTGAGGTGCTCGACTGCTTCCGTGGGTTGCTAAGGAAAATGCCTACACATGGATACAGTGAGCCGGTGCAACTCAACATCTTCATAGATGGTTTGAGACCTCAATCGAAGCAGCTACTAGATGCATCCGTTGGAGGTAAGATCAAGTTAAAAACACCGAAGGAGGCTATGGAGTTAACAGAAAATATGGCGGCaagtgatcatgccattcttCATGATCGCACATATGCACCAACTAAGAGAAGCCTTCTGAAACTCACAATGCAAGATGCAACCTTGGCGCAAAATAAGCTGCTATCTAGACAAATAGAAGCCCTGACCGAAACCCTCAGCAAGCTAccacaacaactacaagcaGTAAGTCCTTCTCACTCTTCTGTTATGCAGGTAGGGGGATGCCATACATGTGGAGGAATACACGAGTCTGGACAATGTACAATTCAAGAAGACCCTTCCAGGGAAGTAAACTACATGGGCATACCAAATCGCCATGGATTCCAAGGTTACAACCAAGGAGGTCCGTCTGGATTCAATCAAGGATCAACAGGATTTAATCAAGGCCCACGAGGATTCAACCAAGGAAGGAACTTCACACAAGGCTCAAGCTGGAGGAATCACCCAGGGAATCAATACAACAAGGAGCACAAAAGTCAGCCTGCCCAAAATCTCAACCAAGGGGAAGATATTCACGAGAAAACTAACAAGCTTGAGGAGACGCTAAACcaattcatgcatatttcaatgTCTAATTACCGAAGCACAAAAGCCTCCATCAAGAACTTAGAAATGCAGGTGGGACAATTGGCCAAACAGATGGCTGAAAGACCCTCCAGTAGCTTTGGAGCCAACACGGAAAAGAACCCCAAGGAAGAGTGCAAGGCCATACTGACCAGAAGCCAAAAGAGAGCACAAGGAGAGGCAGAAGCAGAAAAAGACCAGTCTGATGAAGGAAGGACAGACAGAGatgaagaaagagaagaaggaagaggaggaggaagagaagACGGTCTTACTCCCTAA
- the LOC114397124 gene encoding uncharacterized protein LOC114397124, whose amino-acid sequence MPLYSKFMKDILTKKGKYIDNENIMVRGNYSAGLQRKLPKKFKDPGSVTIPCTIGEEAVDKAFIDLGASTNLMPLSMCRRIGDLKIDPTRMALQLADHSITRPYRVAEDVLVKVRHFTFLVDFVIMDIEEDTEIPLILSRPFMLIANCVVDMGNRNLELSVDNQKVTFDLFKAMKYPKES is encoded by the coding sequence ATGCCGCTTTACTCCAAGTTCATGAAAGACATCCTCACCAAGAAGGGGAAGTATATTGATAATGAAAACATTATGGTGAGAGGCAACTACAGTGCAGGTTTACAGAGGAAGCTACCCAAGAAGTTCAAAGACCCCGGAAGTGTAACTATCCCTTGCACCATAGGGGAAGAGGCGGTAGACAAGGCCTTCATTGACTTAGGGGCAAGTACGAACCTGATGCCTCTATCAATGTGTAGAAGAATTGGTGATCTGAAGATAGACCCTACCAGGATGGCGCTTCAGCTAGCAGACCACTCAATCACAAGACCATACAGGGTGGCAGAAGATGTCCTAGTCAAAGTCCGCCACTTCACTTTTCTGGTGGACTTTGTCATTATGGATATCGAAGAAGATACAGAGATTCCTCTTATCTTAAGTAGACCCTTCATGTTGATTGCCAATTGTGTGGTGGATATGGGGAATAGAAATCTAGAGTTGAGCGTTGACAATCAGAAGGTGACCTTCGACCTGTTTAAAGCAATGAAGTACCCAAAGGAAAGCTAG